The sequence TCCGTATCCAAAGGGGAGGTCTTGGTGATCGCCGGCCCCAACGGGAGCGGCAAATCGACCCTGCTCAAAATCGCCGCCGGGCTTTTGACCCCCAGCTTCGGCCGTATCGAGTTCCGCGACGCCATGGAAGTAATCCCGAAGGAGCGCCGCCGCCGTCATCTCTATATGGTTTCACCAGACCTTTCCTTTTACGAGGAGCTGACCCCCCGTGAAAATCTGAACTTCTTCCTTGCTCTTTTGGGCCGCAAATCGGAGGGCGTGGATGAAACGCTTTCCCGCGTCGGCCTCGGCGAGCGGGAGGATGACGAGGTGGCCGGATTCTCCTTGGGCATGCGCCAGCGTTTAAAGTATGCTTTGGCCTTTCTGCTTGAACCGCAGTTCCTGTTTTTGGACGAACCGACCGCCAACCTGGACACGGCCGGAGCGAAAATCGTGATCGAGCTTTTGGCCGAGCAGAAAAAGCGCGGCCTCGCCGTGGTGGCCACCAACGACCCGAACGAATACGCTTGGGGGGATAAAAAACTTGAGCTGGGCCGCTGAAACCCGCACCGTCTTAAAAAAGGAGCTTCGCTCCGAACTCCGCCGCCGCTGGAGCTCCGCCCTGCTTGTACTTTTCGGGCTTGTGACGGTCTTCGTGGTCTCCTTTTCTTTGGGGGCGGGCAGTCTGACCCCCGGGCTCCTTTCCGCCTTTTTCTGGGTCACCCTTTTTTTCGCCTCAACGGCCGGCCTCTCCCGTTCCTTTTTGAAAGAAGAGGAAACCAAAACGATTTTGGCTTTGCGCCTTTTGGCCAGCCCCCCTTCCGTTTTTTGGGGGAAATTCTGCTTCAATTTGCTTTTGCTCCTCTTTTTGGAACTTGTCTTGGTGCCGCTCTTTTTTGTCTGGCTCAATGTGAGCGGGGTAAACACCCTTGGCTTTCTGGTGATTTTATTCCTTGGAAGTTTGGGGCTGGTGGCTGGCACGACCCTTTCAGCCGCAATGGTGGCAAAGGCTGAATCCAAGGGAGTGCTTTTTGTAATTCTTGCTTTTCCCGTCTTGGCCCCGCTTTTGATATTTGCGATGGCCGGCACCAAAGCCGCCTTCGCGGGGGCGGGTTGGGAACAGTTGGCCAATCCCGTAAAAGCTTTGGTTTCCTACGCCGTGGTTATCGGCGCCGGTTCCTCGATTCTGTTTGATTTTATTTGGGAAGCTTAAACCGGCAGAAGTATAGATAATTTCCTTCACTTGTAGTCCCAATCCCATCCTTTTTAGAGTTTTTGGGGTGGCATTTTACGACAACCCAATGGCTGATAAGAAGATACCCCCCTCTTTCTTTCAAAACCGGCCTATTGTTTGCGTTTTCCTTCAGCCGAAATATGCGAAATGAGGAAAGAGAATGGTCAAAAAAATACCGGTTTTCAAGCAATTCAAGTCCGGCGAAAAAGGGTTCTCACTCGTTGAAGTAATAATCGCTCTTTTTATTCTTTCAATCGTCGTCGTTGCCACCTACAACGCCTATTTGAGCGCCAACAAGGTCAACAACGTGCAGGCCTCGATATCCGATACCCAGCAAAACGCCCGCGCCAGCTTGAACCTTTTAGTCGACCTTTTTAAAGTGGCCGGCTCCCTTTTGCCGGCTGGACTGCGTGGCATCGAAGCGGCCAATACCAATCCGGACACCGTCACCATCCGCTTCACGAACCAGTCCGGCACCCACTTTTTGCAGAACACAATAGCCCCTGGCAATAAGGACTGGCTGGAAATCCCGCTCACGGACGATATAACCGGCTGGGGAGCGGGGGACAAATTTTATTTCTGGAAAGTCCCCGGTGGCCCGGGTCAGTGGATGACCATCAACACCACTAACACAAATAACGGAAAAGGAGTTTATGAGATAAGTTTTGTCGAGCCGGCCCTAACCGCCGGGTGCGTCCCCGGGGACGCCATCGTCAAATTAATCGAATTCAAATACTACGTGGACCAAACAGATTCAGTGAACCCCGTTTTAGTACAGCGGGATGGTTTGGGCAATACGGGACAGTTGTCCGAAGGGTTGCGTAATTTGAACTTTCAGTATACCCTTTCCAACGGCACCTTGGTCGATGCTCCAACAGTCAACGACACCATTAAATTGGTTACCATTGACCTAACCGCGGCCACGACGGAATCCGATCCGGACTGGAAAGCTGACGGCGGCCATCGGCTGCGGCGGCTTACCTCGTCGGTCTATTTGTTGAGCAACTGAAAAAAGGAGGAGTAAAATGAAAAACTATTTAAAAAGTCAAAGAGGGGTTGCCTTCATCATCGCAATCTCGGTACTGTTGCTCGTGCTTTTGATTGGTCTGGTTTCCTTGAAGACCAGCACGACCGATCAAAGCATTTCCAGCAACACCCAGCGCAGCACCCGGGCATCCTATGCCGCTGAAGCGGGGGTAATGCTTGGGCGGCAGACGATTTGGAACTCATATGTAAATGCCGTTTTAACCAGCCCGCCAAAGTCGGCCGGCTCCACGGGTGATATCAACGCCTTTCAAACCTACCTCGCCTCCATAGGTCTAAGCAACGGGGCCTGCATCAAGGTCAACGCAAATCATACGGTGGGTGGCTCCGCAAAAGTGGACAGCGTAAAGGTCAGCCGTCGGGACAAGCCGGGTAACGTGACGGAGCTTGAAATCGTTTCCTTCGGTTCAGAGGCGGACGGAATCAACTCAAAAATCGGAGCCGTCTATACGGTTACAGGCGTTCCTTTTCGGGGTTTTGACTACGCCCTTTTATCCAATCAGGTGAACTGCATTATGTGCCACGCTACCTTCGACAATGCCGACCGCTTTTGGAACAAGGATGCCTCAAAAAATGGGAGCTTTGACCGGATTAAAATTGCTTCACTTCAGAACCTGATGGTTCGTGTTGGTTCTTCGGATTCCAAAGTTTACGGTACCCTTTACAGCCGCGGAATAGTAACGGACAACTCAGGCAATCCACTTTCAAGCATCTCCACTTCCACCATTTCGGGTATGAAGTTGGACGGTTCGAATGGACACATCGTAGAGCCCTTGGTCTCTACGGCCCTGTCCAATACGACCGGTTCACCCCTATCGCAATACGGCAACCTTTATATGAATTACCCCACCGATGAAGCCGATATGACGGATGGCTATCTGCCGGACCAGTTTCCCCCTGCTATTCCGGATTTAAACGGTAATAAGTTGGTCGATGACAACGAATTCGATCAGATTAAAAACCAAGTTACTGGCACTATTTCCGGCGGTGTTATCTATGGTGTTTCATCTGGAAGTTTCTCCGGTTCTGCCCTTCCTTCCACCGGAAACCTTTCCTCCATCAGCCGCACCTACGATGGCAATCT comes from Verrucomicrobiia bacterium and encodes:
- a CDS encoding PilX N-terminal domain-containing pilus assembly protein is translated as MKNYLKSQRGVAFIIAISVLLLVLLIGLVSLKTSTTDQSISSNTQRSTRASYAAEAGVMLGRQTIWNSYVNAVLTSPPKSAGSTGDINAFQTYLASIGLSNGACIKVNANHTVGGSAKVDSVKVSRRDKPGNVTELEIVSFGSEADGINSKIGAVYTVTGVPFRGFDYALLSNQVNCIMCHATFDNADRFWNKDASKNGSFDRIKIASLQNLMVRVGSSDSKVYGTLYSRGIVTDNSGNPLSSISTSTISGMKLDGSNGHIVEPLVSTALSNTTGSPLSQYGNLYMNYPTDEADMTDGYLPDQFPPAIPDLNGNKLVDDNEFDQIKNQVTGTISGGVIYGVSSGSFSGSALPSTGNLSSISRTYDGNLILVGTPILLPISDRVG
- a CDS encoding heme exporter protein CcmB translates to MSWAAETRTVLKKELRSELRRRWSSALLVLFGLVTVFVVSFSLGAGSLTPGLLSAFFWVTLFFASTAGLSRSFLKEEETKTILALRLLASPPSVFWGKFCFNLLLLLFLELVLVPLFFVWLNVSGVNTLGFLVILFLGSLGLVAGTTLSAAMVAKAESKGVLFVILAFPVLAPLLIFAMAGTKAAFAGAGWEQLANPVKALVSYAVVIGAGSSILFDFIWEA
- a CDS encoding ABC transporter ATP-binding protein, whose amino-acid sequence is MGASLSASELSKFYGDLKVFSKLDFSVSKGEVLVIAGPNGSGKSTLLKIAAGLLTPSFGRIEFRDAMEVIPKERRRRHLYMVSPDLSFYEELTPRENLNFFLALLGRKSEGVDETLSRVGLGEREDDEVAGFSLGMRQRLKYALAFLLEPQFLFLDEPTANLDTAGAKIVIELLAEQKKRGLAVVATNDPNEYAWGDKKLELGR
- a CDS encoding prepilin-type N-terminal cleavage/methylation domain-containing protein, yielding MVKKIPVFKQFKSGEKGFSLVEVIIALFILSIVVVATYNAYLSANKVNNVQASISDTQQNARASLNLLVDLFKVAGSLLPAGLRGIEAANTNPDTVTIRFTNQSGTHFLQNTIAPGNKDWLEIPLTDDITGWGAGDKFYFWKVPGGPGQWMTINTTNTNNGKGVYEISFVEPALTAGCVPGDAIVKLIEFKYYVDQTDSVNPVLVQRDGLGNTGQLSEGLRNLNFQYTLSNGTLVDAPTVNDTIKLVTIDLTAATTESDPDWKADGGHRLRRLTSSVYLLSN